In Desulfosoma sp., the genomic stretch AGACACACTTCCAAGTGCTTGAACGGACGCGCTGATGTTACCCCGCACTTCTTGACCCTGTCGGGGCAAATCTGCGTGTTCAATCGGTCCTTTGCCACGACAGCCTTGTTCCCACTCAGCAAGGACATAAATGTCAATCTTTCCTACTTTTTGCTTGCCTCTTCCCATAGATTTTATTCACCTGTCTTCTGGGCTCGTCTTAAGTTCTTAAGAGTCAGAAAAATCCTTATCGAAAATCCCAATTCTCATGACCACGGCAGATCGCCACTGTGTCCATGCAGCACCACGGCGTGAGCCGAAAAAACCGCCCAGGCCGGATTCCCCTCCTTCACGCCCATGCGGCGGGCACTCTCGGAAGAGACAATAGCGCACAATTCCGTGCCGTCGGCAAGTTCCACAGTCACTTCCGTTGTCACCAGTCCCGCAAGGATTCGACGAATCGTTCCATGGAATCGATTTTCACAGCTCACCAAAGGTTCGTTAAGCCCCTGGACAAGGATCAGCCAAGGAGCCTTGACTTCTGCGACCATAAAGGTTCCTTCCCGAATACCAAGGCGACGAAGGCTGTCCAAAGTGATGACCGTATGAATGCGGTGGCCTCCAATGGTGAGCAGATTCACCGTAGCCTGAATATCTCCGCAAAGAACCTTGTCCACTCGGCCGTAAAAGGCGTTTCGAGCACTGGTTTGTCCGGCCGACTCCCGTTCAAGAAAAAGTCTCATCACGTGGTGAATGTCTTTGTCGGAAAAGGACGGATAAGGCAAAGGCGCTTTGGAGACGGTCGTCCCAAGAATTTTTTGCACGACCGGTAAAGGAATATGGCCTTTGAGAAGTTCCATGGCACGAGCTTTGCGGATCATCTCGGGCCCACCCAGATATGGAGCGTAGCCGCAAGCTTGGGCTCTCTCGTAAAATTTTCGGCGAACAAAAGCGGCATCCAGCAGCAGAGATCCTTTCACCTGCCCCTGAAACCCAGGGTCTTCCACAAGAGCTCGAATGTCTTGAAGGCCGTGACGCGAAACATCGACAAGACGCTCAAACGAACCATGGCGGCTCCTCTCACCTCGGAGAACCACGGATCGATTTTCCCAGTCGATATCCTCAAAAGGATTCAAACGAAGCACCTCATTAAGTTTGGCGCCCGTATGGCGAATGAGCAGGAAAATAAGAAAGATCCGCAGTCTTGCCGTACGATGGGTCGAAGTCTCCTCGACCCATCGGCGGAAGGACTCCTCCAACCGCCGCAGCCCTTCCGTATCCAAGCATTCCGTGCGACTGGAACGGACAGTCGTACGGCGGCTCTCGGTTTGACGGCCATCGGGATGCTTCACTCGGGATTTGGGGCTCATGAGGAGTTCCTCTTTCCGAACATCCTTCCTTTTTGCCTGGAACCCGCCACCAAGAAGATGTCTGTTTCTTCTCCCAACTCTTAAAAAAGTCTTTGTTCCAGCTTTCTTACCATCTGAACATCATAGGACGCCCTATGTATCACAACTGGCCCTTTTTACGCCACAAACAGCAGTGCTTTCGCCAAGCCTGAATCCGCTTGGGAAAGCGTTTCCAACCCGATAGATTTGTCACGACTTAATCGGGTCATGCATTGTGTCATGGGAGACTGATCAGCAGCAGTCCACACCGGCGCACTGACATGTCCGCCATCAGCACATCCCCTATCGATGGCGAAACGTGTCAGGGAAACTGGTTCGGACAGAGGCGGTGTTCTTGCCTTAAAATCATCCAGAGGGTTCACAGGGGCGTGTGCATGGGTCTGTCCCCGCCAATGCGGATCACGACGGCACTGGAAAAAGAAAAGAATACCCTCGTGAAACCCACTGCTCGATTTAGGCTTCCGCAGACTTCACAGGGCTTGATCCTTTAAAGAACCCCCTCTATAATGACACGAAAGAGTTCGTTTTCGTGTCAGACTAGAAGACGATCTTTTAGACAAGGGGGAGAGGGTATGTTTTTTCCTACGGCAGGCATTGAGGTGGCTCCATGGATTCCACCCCTGGTGGCTTTTGGCATCTCTTTTTTTACGTCCATGGGCGGTGTTTCCGGAGCGTTTCTCCTGTTGCCTTTTCAGGTGTCTGTTTTGGGCTATACAGCTCCATCGGTAAGTGCCACCAATCAGTTGTTCAATATCGTGGCGATCCCCAGCGGGGTTTATCGCTATTGGAGGGAAGGCCGCATGGTGTGGCCTCTGACGTGGGTTGTGGTCTTCGGCACGCTCCCCGGTGTTCTCATTGGAGCTCTGGTCCGCGTCGCGTACCTTCCCAACCCGAAGCACTTTAAGCTTTTTGCGGCCGGTGTCCTGCTTTACATCGGTCTGAGAATGATGCAGGATCTGCTCAAGAAAGACTCGAAAGGGAACACAAAAGCTAATGCCGAAACGAGGTTTCAGGAAATGGTACGCCGTCACCGAACCTTGGCGGCTCAAGCCGGTGAAGGTGCTGTGCAGGCGCTTCCAACAGTCAAGGTGACCCATTTTACCAGCCGTCGGCTCGGCTACACTTTCTATGAAGAATCCTATGATGTGCCCTTTTGGGGCATTTTTGCACTCGCTTTTATCGTGGGCATTGTGGGCGGTATCTACGGCATCGGAGGTGGGGCCATCATTGCTCCGTTCTTCGTGAGTTTTTTCAAGCTGCCTATTTACACGGTGGCCGGAGCGGCACTCATGGGCACTTTTGTTACATCTGTGGCCGGAGTAGCTTTTTATCAGGCTATGGCTCCCTTTTATTCCAACATGTCCGTAGCGCCGGATTGGTTTTTGGGCCTACTTTTCGGCCTTGGCGGCATGGCGGGGATGTATCTTGGAGCCCGCTGCCAAAAATACGTTCCGGCACGAGCCATCAAATGGATGCTTGCCGGGATCATCGTCTCTACGGCGGCAAAGTATGTCATGGATTTCTTACGGTAGGACGAAATCGGTCGACGCACCTCTCCAGCTTCTCATAGGCCCGCGCGCTCACAACTTCAGCCCCCACAGAGCGCACGTGTTCGGATTTCAACGAGTCAAGATCACCGGTGCCCTCATGCCTTGGTGCTTTTCAGATTGAGAAGGAAGAGGTTGGATCAATGAAAGAGGTAGTATAGGAGTAATGCTAAGGCGGGATTGATAGAGCAAACCCATTCTGTAACGATGCCGGAATCCCTCAATTGGTGCCTTTCAGGGCTTTTGATCTCCCGATTCATGAAACTCGCCGCTGATAGGTGCGCGACCAGTTGCGTTCAAGGTCGCTCTTGGCGCAAACGAGCCTAGTGAAAAGCCTTCGGCCTCTTTCAGCGAACCCGGCCCCCAAGTTCGTCGGTCCCAGATTTTTGCGGGTGCTCCACTTTCTTTGCAGACCCTGAAGCAGTCTTCTCAGTCCTCGATCCAGAGCCGTGAAAAGGCTCGGCGCCAGCATTCGAGTGCTATCTGGTGAAATGTGCGCATCCAATGGGCTTTTGGGCTTTCGTTCATGGATTGCCCTTCATTCTCGCGCGCTCAGTGTGCGAAGCACAATCTCTTGCAATCCTTCTCTCGCAGCAAAAGAGGTATGGTGCGGGCTCGGTATCGAAAAATCCAAGTGATTAAAGCGCCGATAACGGGGGCGGCCCATTCTCCCATGGGGTGCAGGGGAAGAGCCCAGTGGATTCGATCATGCATCCACACACCTTCAGGCAATTCATGAAAAGTGTGGGTATGCACCCAGAGTCGATACGGACCACGGATTTGCACGTCCACAAAACGATGGGGTGGATTCCACTCGGTGATACGGGTCCTCCAGGCGAAGGGAATACCGAAAAGGCGCAATCGATAATCAATTAGGGTTCCAGCCCCCATGGCAATGGGTAATGGAGTGAGGATTCGAAAGTGCAAGGCAGGTGGAGTGATGCGCTGCAAATTGGCCGCGTCGGCAAAAAAAGAAAAAACGGTTTCCATGGGATAGGTAAGATGGATTTTTGTCTCAAAAATTCGTACCTTCAGGCCTCGACCTAACGATCCAAAGCCCCTTTCGGCGACTGTTTTTGTGAATTCTTGCGATAGAGGGGTCATTATTGTAAAAGTTCGATTTAACTTTGAGCTTAGGTGAGCTGGAGAGGAGGCCTTGCGCATGGAAGATTTACTCCGTGGTTTTCCGGTGATCGTTGAGCTGCCTGTGGTTTGGGGTGAAATGGATGCCTTTCAGCATGTGAACAACGTGGTGTACTTTCGGTATATGGAAACAGCTCGTATCGCCTACTTTCTCAAAATGAACTACATGAAAATCATGGAAGAAACCGGACTGGGACCAATTCTCGCCTCCACACAATGCCGCTACCGGATGCCCCTAACCTACCCGGACACCGTTTCCGTAGGGGCCCGTGTGCCCGACCTGGATGTGGACCGGTTCCGTATGGAGTACCGTATCGTCAGTCATCGTCACCAAAAAATTGCGGCCGAAGGCGATGCCACGATTGTTTCTTACGATTATCGAAAGCGCACCAAAGCCCCGCTCCCGGAAGTCGTACGACGCTACATTTTAGACCTCGAGGGGCAAACGGTCTAGAAAGATGCCGAATCGTCACGAGGCGCTCTGGTTTTCCTAGGCGTGTCGCTCTTGGCCTGTGGCCCACGAAGGCTAAGCACTTTGATGCTTGCCCGTGATTTTTTCTGGGTCTGTGGGGTTGTGCCCCTACGAGCGCACCTGAGAATTCTTTGCCGGGAGTGCGGACCTTGTTCGCATCATGAGCGTGACAAAGATGTGCGCTTCAAAGAGAGATATGGCCGTGTATCGTTGTCGGGTAATCTCGTAAGTTTCCCCCATTTTCCGACTGTAAGGGTGGACCTGCGTGTCCGCCCCAAGGCTTGGGGCGCCTGAATACCTTAAGGGCGGACTCATCGGTCCTTCCCTGAAAGCGTTTGCGAGAATTTTTGCTAAGTCCGTAGGCGCTCCACCCCTACGGGTGTGGCCAAGAATTTTTACTGGAGCCGCGGCCATTCCACCCCAAAAGAACTTACCCGAGATTTTTGCTGGGGGCGTCGGCAGCACAGGCTCGGCCAATTGTGTGGAAAATTCTCCATAGGGAAGAGCCACTGTCATCTTAACCACAATAGAAGGGCTCCCTGTGAGAGTCCATAGACGTATGGAAGATTTTTCAAGGGCATGCGGCTTGCCGGTTAGAACTCGCACAGAAGCCTGCCAGACCTCGGTATCGTGGTTCCCCCATGGGGTCTTTACGGCCTCGTTACCTTTGAAGGTAAAGCTTATTTCGAAAATTCTTCTGCCATCCGTGACTCGTAGGAAGTTGGGCTTGCCATTTTCTCGAAAGTGATAAAGAAAACGATAGGCACCTCCCAAAGGATCCATGGTACCGGCTGGAACCTGAAGGGTTCTTCGCAGCCTCCCGTTTTTGAACACATTCACTATGTTTTGTTCAGGCGCAAAAACAAAGGTTGTGGTTTTTGTGTTTTTTCGACCTTCTCGGGTATTTTCCTGGTATTCTAACGGGACGGCACCATCGGCAAGGAGTCGGGATTTTGCCGTGATTCTTAGTCGATACAGGGCGTCCAAGACGGCGTGGGTTTCGCCTTTGAGGTGCACCAAGACTTCTTCGTCGGATTGATGGCATTGAAGCTGTGCCTTTCCGGCGGGCATTCCGTTCCAAAAAATGCTGTAATTTAGGCTGGGGCACTTAACCGCCCCTTGGGTATTCTGCTTGGAGTAAACCTCAGCCATCCCGTTGCATGTCGCAAGAAGAACGAAGATGAGAACAGAAAGGAACTCCATAGCATGTCGGTTATTCGGTTGATTTTGACCTGTGTCGCATTCTATGCGCTTTACTGCGTGTTCTTGTTTTTTCTGCAACGTCATCTCATTTTTCCCGCGCTGTTTGTCGGCACGCCTGATGTTTCTTACGTCCCACAGTTTGTCGAACCCCTCTGGGTGGATATTCCTGGGGCGAAAGTCGAAGGATGGCTGCTGCGAAGCGAATCTTCCGAAAACGTTCCAAAACCCCTGGTGATCTATGCGCACGGTAACGGAGAAGTCATCGATATGTGGCCGGATACCTTTCGTGGGTTGACGCGTCGCGGATTGCATGTGCTTCTTCTGGAATATCCCGGCTATGGTCGATCCACGGGAAGGCCTTCCCAAAAAACCATCACCCAGGCTTTTTGCGCCGCTTATGACCTCATGAGGCAAAGACCCGAGGTGGACTCAGCCAAGGTCATTCTTTTCGGTCGATCCATCGGCGGTGGAGCCGTGTGTGCTCTAGCTTCCCAAAGACCTTCTGCAGCTCTCATTCTTCTGTCCACCTTCACCAGCCTACGGCCTTTTGCCCGTAGGTATCTGGCTCCAAGCTTTCTCGTGCGAGATCCTTTTGATAATGAGTCCGTCGTCTCTTCTTACTCGGGGCCCGTGCTCATCGTCCACGGCACCCACGATTCCGTGGTTCCCTATTCCCATGGGAAATCCTTGGCCCAAGCCGCCCGTCATGGCCGATTTCTCTCTTATGAAGCCGATCATAATGACTGTCCTCCAGATTGGGAAGCCTTCTTTGATGCCATGGTGGAGTTTCTTCGAGAAACCCATGGGCTTTCAAAGTCCTAA encodes the following:
- a CDS encoding TOBE domain-containing protein, which encodes MSPKSRVKHPDGRQTESRRTTVRSSRTECLDTEGLRRLEESFRRWVEETSTHRTARLRIFLIFLLIRHTGAKLNEVLRLNPFEDIDWENRSVVLRGERSRHGSFERLVDVSRHGLQDIRALVEDPGFQGQVKGSLLLDAAFVRRKFYERAQACGYAPYLGGPEMIRKARAMELLKGHIPLPVVQKILGTTVSKAPLPYPSFSDKDIHHVMRLFLERESAGQTSARNAFYGRVDKVLCGDIQATVNLLTIGGHRIHTVITLDSLRRLGIREGTFMVAEVKAPWLILVQGLNEPLVSCENRFHGTIRRILAGLVTTEVTVELADGTELCAIVSSESARRMGVKEGNPAWAVFSAHAVVLHGHSGDLPWS
- a CDS encoding sulfite exporter TauE/SafE family protein; its protein translation is MFFPTAGIEVAPWIPPLVAFGISFFTSMGGVSGAFLLLPFQVSVLGYTAPSVSATNQLFNIVAIPSGVYRYWREGRMVWPLTWVVVFGTLPGVLIGALVRVAYLPNPKHFKLFAAGVLLYIGLRMMQDLLKKDSKGNTKANAETRFQEMVRRHRTLAAQAGEGAVQALPTVKVTHFTSRRLGYTFYEESYDVPFWGIFALAFIVGIVGGIYGIGGGAIIAPFFVSFFKLPIYTVAGAALMGTFVTSVAGVAFYQAMAPFYSNMSVAPDWFLGLLFGLGGMAGMYLGARCQKYVPARAIKWMLAGIIVSTAAKYVMDFLR
- a CDS encoding SRPBCC family protein, with the protein product MTPLSQEFTKTVAERGFGSLGRGLKVRIFETKIHLTYPMETVFSFFADAANLQRITPPALHFRILTPLPIAMGAGTLIDYRLRLFGIPFAWRTRITEWNPPHRFVDVQIRGPYRLWVHTHTFHELPEGVWMHDRIHWALPLHPMGEWAAPVIGALITWIFRYRARTIPLLLREKDCKRLCFAH
- a CDS encoding thioesterase family protein; amino-acid sequence: MEDLLRGFPVIVELPVVWGEMDAFQHVNNVVYFRYMETARIAYFLKMNYMKIMEETGLGPILASTQCRYRMPLTYPDTVSVGARVPDLDVDRFRMEYRIVSHRHQKIAAEGDATIVSYDYRKRTKAPLPEVVRRYILDLEGQTV
- a CDS encoding DUF3108 domain-containing protein encodes the protein MTLQKKQEHAVKRIECDTGQNQPNNRHAMEFLSVLIFVLLATCNGMAEVYSKQNTQGAVKCPSLNYSIFWNGMPAGKAQLQCHQSDEEVLVHLKGETHAVLDALYRLRITAKSRLLADGAVPLEYQENTREGRKNTKTTTFVFAPEQNIVNVFKNGRLRRTLQVPAGTMDPLGGAYRFLYHFRENGKPNFLRVTDGRRIFEISFTFKGNEAVKTPWGNHDTEVWQASVRVLTGKPHALEKSSIRLWTLTGSPSIVVKMTVALPYGEFSTQLAEPVLPTPPAKISGKFFWGGMAAAPVKILGHTRRGGAPTDLAKILANAFREGPMSPPLRYSGAPSLGADTQVHPYSRKMGETYEITRQRYTAISLFEAHIFVTLMMRTRSALPAKNSQVRS
- a CDS encoding alpha/beta hydrolase; the encoded protein is MSVIRLILTCVAFYALYCVFLFFLQRHLIFPALFVGTPDVSYVPQFVEPLWVDIPGAKVEGWLLRSESSENVPKPLVIYAHGNGEVIDMWPDTFRGLTRRGLHVLLLEYPGYGRSTGRPSQKTITQAFCAAYDLMRQRPEVDSAKVILFGRSIGGGAVCALASQRPSAALILLSTFTSLRPFARRYLAPSFLVRDPFDNESVVSSYSGPVLIVHGTHDSVVPYSHGKSLAQAARHGRFLSYEADHNDCPPDWEAFFDAMVEFLRETHGLSKS